A genomic window from Gossypium hirsutum isolate 1008001.06 chromosome D12, Gossypium_hirsutum_v2.1, whole genome shotgun sequence includes:
- the LOC107920885 gene encoding uncharacterized protein, giving the protein YASRNIFEAGKLLGSCKELMSGMEVAKDQELVDGTVAQESGKSMPSSQQEEAVVKKKYGGIMPKKPPLISKDHERAYFDSADWALGKQGVEKPKGPLQALRPKLQPTQQQTRYRKSPYAPSDVEDGGSGQPEDGTANE; this is encoded by the exons tatGCATCAAGAAATATTTTTGAGGCTGGAAAGTTG TTGGGCAGTTGCAAGGAACTGATGTCAGGCATGGAGGTCGCCAAAGATCAAGAACTAGTAGACGGAACTGTTGCACAGGAGTCTGGAAAATCCATGCCGTCATCTCAACAGGAG gAGGCAGTTGTAAAGAAAAAATACGGAGGGATTATGCCCAAGAAGCCTCCACTTATCTCTAAG GACCATGAACGTGCCTACTTTGACTCTGCAGACTGGGCACTTGGAAAG CAAGGTGTTGAGAAGCCCAAAGGTCCACTTCAAGCCCTCCGTCCCAAATTGCAG CCTACACAACAACAAACACGATATAGGAAGTCTCCATATGCTCCATCAGATGTCGAAG ATGGAGGGAGTGGCCAACCAGAGGATGGGACTGCCAATGAATGA
- the LOC107929152 gene encoding protein LNK1 isoform X3 gives MTDLCMFELVDNVWDEFGASNDHIVPHTVDEYGSQFEVQGDSRKKPRHEVIEVSRSSEDMTKYSIVGEKEKGIHTLTKNRMLEKGLWSHSPDGMFPTAGDNESIKEVTSLASDDPRLSNYGLKTVNIDSVGSEFYSDDSILVDKCDTEDNNVYRFPLNHISKADDDLSFFNNKNEDKENSDLLYYGWGDIGNFEDVDRMFRSCDSTFGLGSLSNEDDLCWFSSSQVTESCQDALKADTKLNNLLEHCASSRPDSAASATIGSSKKSVCLSDGISSLNVKGDNAGVAQMSYLNVFNEEPETKDELTPNEQQISRKKQSKQLSASGERKDQHLENDLQQHKQNIGPDSVSCVQTNIPYMHLNYSSPLDQLLGCRTFSSIKSENNGYPSSTNKSSYASDQVQSIESSSGPSFGGPAIIMNEKREELHYQQDKQAPLKKNVKHAKVGSKMAFYDPVTVQKQVRQSEQDEGHSEVEGVSVGKLTQLDSSNDQLSSCMSSVLDEVSLEASSFWQLQQVMEKLDIRTKLCIRDSLYRLARSAEQRHNCTNTKGGMKEEKDEAGSFVANETNKCTRFMDMETGTNSIDRSIAHLLFHRPSGPSLNHTTDNAFKPHGLQIHGSIM, from the exons ATGACTGACTTGTGCATGTTTGAG CTTGTAGATAATGTTTGGGATGAATTTGGTGCTAGTAATGATCATATAGTGCCTCATACTGTTGATGAATATGGATCTCAGTTCGAAGTTCAAGGTGATAGTCGAAAGAAACCACGACATGAAGTGATTGAAGTTAGTAGGAGTTCTGAGGATATGACTAAATATAGTATTGTGGGGGAGAAGGAAAAAGGCATACATACTTTGACCAAAAACAGAATGTTAGAGAAGGGCCTGTGGTCTCACAGTCCTGATGGTATGTTTCCCACTGCCGGTGATAATGAATCAATCAAAGAAGTAACAAGCTTGGCTTCTGATGATCCAAGGTTGTCCAACTATGGTCTAAAAACTGTCAATATAGATTCAGTGGGGAGTGAGTTTTATTCTGATGATTCTATCTTGGTTGATAAGTGTGATACAGAGGACAATAATGTTTACCGTTTTCCACTAAATCACATATCCAAAGCTGATGATGATCTCAGCTTTTTTAATAATAAGAATGAAGACAAAGAAAACAGCGATCTTTTATATTATGGCTGGGGAGACATCGGCAATTTTGAGGATGTTGACAGGATGTTCAG GAGTTGTGATTCAACATTTGGGTTAGGGAGTCTCAGTAATGAAGATGATTTGTGCTGGTTTTCGTCTTCACAAGTGACTGAAAGTTGTCAGGATGCATTGAAGGCAGATACTAAACTTAATAATCTATTAGAGCATTGTGCAAGTTCAAGACCAGACAGTGCAGCTTCTGCAACAATTGGTTCCAGCAAGAAAAGTGTATGTCTAAGTGACGGAATAAGTTCCCTTAATGTGAAAGGTGATAATGCTGGTGTAGCTCAAATGTCCTATTTAAATGTATTCAATGAAGAACCTGAAACTAAGGATGAGTTGACACCCAATGAGCAGCAG ATCAGTCGAAAAAAGCAGTCAAAGCAACTGAGTGCATCAGGAGAGAGAAAAGATCAACATCTGGAAAATG ACCTTCAGCAGCACAAACAAAACATTGGACCTGATTCTGTGAGTTGCGTACAGACAAACATTCCTTATATGCATCTCAACTATAGCAGTCCTTTGGATCAACTTTTAGGTTGTCGAACTTTTTCCAGTATCAAATCTGAAAATAATGGTTACCCTTCTTCGACAAACAAGTCATCTTATGCTTCAGATCAGGTGCAGTCTATAGAAAGCTCTAGTGGGCCTTCATTTGGGGGTCCTGCCATTATAATGAATGAGAAGAGAGAAGAACTACATTACCAACAAGATAAACAAGCCCCACTGAAAAAGAATGTCAAACATGCAAAAGTGGGCAGTAAGATGGCATTTTATGATCCAGTTACTGTTCAAAAGCAGGTCCGTCAATCTGAACAAGATGAAGGTCATAGTGAAGTTGAAGGAGTTAGTGTAGGGAAGCTGACACAATTAGATTCTTCAAATGATCAGCTAAGCTCTTGTATGAGCTCTGTGTTGGATGAAGTCTCACTAGAAGCATCTAGTTTTTGGCAGCTTCAACAAGTCATGGAAAAG TTGGATATCCGGACAAAATTGTGCATACGGGATAGTTTGTATCGTTTGGCTAGGAGTGCTGAACAAAGGCATAATTGCACAAATACGAAAGGTGGCATGAAAGAGGAAAAAGATGAAGCTGGTTCATTTGTGGCCAATGAAACAAACAA GTGCACGCGATTTATGGATATGGAAACTGGCACAAACTCTATAGATAGATCCATAGCACACTTGTTATTTCACAGGCCTTCAGGTCCATCTCTAAACCATACTACCGATAATGCGTTTAAGCCTCACGGCTTG CAGATTCATGGCTCCATCATGTGA
- the LOC107929152 gene encoding protein LNK1 isoform X2 yields MTDLCMFELVDNVWDEFGASNDHIVPHTVDEYGSQFEVQGDSRKKPRHEVIEVSRSSEDMTKYSIVGEKEKGIHTLTKNRMLEKGLWSHSPDGMFPTAGDNESIKEVTSLASDDPRLSNYGLKTVNIDSVGSEFYSDDSILVDKCDTEDNNVYRFPLNHISKADDDLSFFNNKNEDKENSDLLYYGWGDIGNFEDVDRMFRSCDSTFGLGSLSNEDDLCWFSSSQVTESCQDALKADTKLNNLLEHCASSRPDSAASATIGSSKKSVCLSDGISSLNVKGDNAGVAQMSYLNVFNEEPETKDELTPNEQQISRKKQSKQLSASGERKDQHLENGGSFNQYGNIKHSADVKRTFTDSSCQFFSPSDLQQHKQNIGPDSVSCVQTNIPYMHLNYSSPLDQLLGCRTFSSIKSENNGYPSSTNKSSYASDQVQSIESSSGPSFGGPAIIMNEKREELHYQQDKQAPLKKNVKHAKVGSKMAFYDPVTVQKQVRQSEQDEGHSEVEGVSVGKLTQLDSSNDQLSSCMSSVLDEVSLEASSFWQLQQVMEKLDIRTKLCIRDSLYRLARSAEQRHNCTNTKGGMKEEKDEAGSFVANETNKCTRFMDMETGTNSIDRSIAHLLFHRPSGPSLNHTTDNAFKPHGLIHGSIM; encoded by the exons ATGACTGACTTGTGCATGTTTGAG CTTGTAGATAATGTTTGGGATGAATTTGGTGCTAGTAATGATCATATAGTGCCTCATACTGTTGATGAATATGGATCTCAGTTCGAAGTTCAAGGTGATAGTCGAAAGAAACCACGACATGAAGTGATTGAAGTTAGTAGGAGTTCTGAGGATATGACTAAATATAGTATTGTGGGGGAGAAGGAAAAAGGCATACATACTTTGACCAAAAACAGAATGTTAGAGAAGGGCCTGTGGTCTCACAGTCCTGATGGTATGTTTCCCACTGCCGGTGATAATGAATCAATCAAAGAAGTAACAAGCTTGGCTTCTGATGATCCAAGGTTGTCCAACTATGGTCTAAAAACTGTCAATATAGATTCAGTGGGGAGTGAGTTTTATTCTGATGATTCTATCTTGGTTGATAAGTGTGATACAGAGGACAATAATGTTTACCGTTTTCCACTAAATCACATATCCAAAGCTGATGATGATCTCAGCTTTTTTAATAATAAGAATGAAGACAAAGAAAACAGCGATCTTTTATATTATGGCTGGGGAGACATCGGCAATTTTGAGGATGTTGACAGGATGTTCAG GAGTTGTGATTCAACATTTGGGTTAGGGAGTCTCAGTAATGAAGATGATTTGTGCTGGTTTTCGTCTTCACAAGTGACTGAAAGTTGTCAGGATGCATTGAAGGCAGATACTAAACTTAATAATCTATTAGAGCATTGTGCAAGTTCAAGACCAGACAGTGCAGCTTCTGCAACAATTGGTTCCAGCAAGAAAAGTGTATGTCTAAGTGACGGAATAAGTTCCCTTAATGTGAAAGGTGATAATGCTGGTGTAGCTCAAATGTCCTATTTAAATGTATTCAATGAAGAACCTGAAACTAAGGATGAGTTGACACCCAATGAGCAGCAG ATCAGTCGAAAAAAGCAGTCAAAGCAACTGAGTGCATCAGGAGAGAGAAAAGATCAACATCTGGAAAATGGTGGTTCCTTTAACCAATATGGTAATATCAAGCACTCTGCAGATGTGAAGCGCACCTTTACTGATTCATCTTGTCAATTCTTTTCCCCATCAGACCTTCAGCAGCACAAACAAAACATTGGACCTGATTCTGTGAGTTGCGTACAGACAAACATTCCTTATATGCATCTCAACTATAGCAGTCCTTTGGATCAACTTTTAGGTTGTCGAACTTTTTCCAGTATCAAATCTGAAAATAATGGTTACCCTTCTTCGACAAACAAGTCATCTTATGCTTCAGATCAGGTGCAGTCTATAGAAAGCTCTAGTGGGCCTTCATTTGGGGGTCCTGCCATTATAATGAATGAGAAGAGAGAAGAACTACATTACCAACAAGATAAACAAGCCCCACTGAAAAAGAATGTCAAACATGCAAAAGTGGGCAGTAAGATGGCATTTTATGATCCAGTTACTGTTCAAAAGCAGGTCCGTCAATCTGAACAAGATGAAGGTCATAGTGAAGTTGAAGGAGTTAGTGTAGGGAAGCTGACACAATTAGATTCTTCAAATGATCAGCTAAGCTCTTGTATGAGCTCTGTGTTGGATGAAGTCTCACTAGAAGCATCTAGTTTTTGGCAGCTTCAACAAGTCATGGAAAAG TTGGATATCCGGACAAAATTGTGCATACGGGATAGTTTGTATCGTTTGGCTAGGAGTGCTGAACAAAGGCATAATTGCACAAATACGAAAGGTGGCATGAAAGAGGAAAAAGATGAAGCTGGTTCATTTGTGGCCAATGAAACAAACAA GTGCACGCGATTTATGGATATGGAAACTGGCACAAACTCTATAGATAGATCCATAGCACACTTGTTATTTCACAGGCCTTCAGGTCCATCTCTAAACCATACTACCGATAATGCGTTTAAGCCTCACGGCTTG ATTCATGGCTCCATCATGTGA
- the LOC107929152 gene encoding protein LNK1 isoform X1, translating into MTDLCMFELVDNVWDEFGASNDHIVPHTVDEYGSQFEVQGDSRKKPRHEVIEVSRSSEDMTKYSIVGEKEKGIHTLTKNRMLEKGLWSHSPDGMFPTAGDNESIKEVTSLASDDPRLSNYGLKTVNIDSVGSEFYSDDSILVDKCDTEDNNVYRFPLNHISKADDDLSFFNNKNEDKENSDLLYYGWGDIGNFEDVDRMFRSCDSTFGLGSLSNEDDLCWFSSSQVTESCQDALKADTKLNNLLEHCASSRPDSAASATIGSSKKSVCLSDGISSLNVKGDNAGVAQMSYLNVFNEEPETKDELTPNEQQISRKKQSKQLSASGERKDQHLENGGSFNQYGNIKHSADVKRTFTDSSCQFFSPSDLQQHKQNIGPDSVSCVQTNIPYMHLNYSSPLDQLLGCRTFSSIKSENNGYPSSTNKSSYASDQVQSIESSSGPSFGGPAIIMNEKREELHYQQDKQAPLKKNVKHAKVGSKMAFYDPVTVQKQVRQSEQDEGHSEVEGVSVGKLTQLDSSNDQLSSCMSSVLDEVSLEASSFWQLQQVMEKLDIRTKLCIRDSLYRLARSAEQRHNCTNTKGGMKEEKDEAGSFVANETNKCTRFMDMETGTNSIDRSIAHLLFHRPSGPSLNHTTDNAFKPHGLQIHGSIM; encoded by the exons ATGACTGACTTGTGCATGTTTGAG CTTGTAGATAATGTTTGGGATGAATTTGGTGCTAGTAATGATCATATAGTGCCTCATACTGTTGATGAATATGGATCTCAGTTCGAAGTTCAAGGTGATAGTCGAAAGAAACCACGACATGAAGTGATTGAAGTTAGTAGGAGTTCTGAGGATATGACTAAATATAGTATTGTGGGGGAGAAGGAAAAAGGCATACATACTTTGACCAAAAACAGAATGTTAGAGAAGGGCCTGTGGTCTCACAGTCCTGATGGTATGTTTCCCACTGCCGGTGATAATGAATCAATCAAAGAAGTAACAAGCTTGGCTTCTGATGATCCAAGGTTGTCCAACTATGGTCTAAAAACTGTCAATATAGATTCAGTGGGGAGTGAGTTTTATTCTGATGATTCTATCTTGGTTGATAAGTGTGATACAGAGGACAATAATGTTTACCGTTTTCCACTAAATCACATATCCAAAGCTGATGATGATCTCAGCTTTTTTAATAATAAGAATGAAGACAAAGAAAACAGCGATCTTTTATATTATGGCTGGGGAGACATCGGCAATTTTGAGGATGTTGACAGGATGTTCAG GAGTTGTGATTCAACATTTGGGTTAGGGAGTCTCAGTAATGAAGATGATTTGTGCTGGTTTTCGTCTTCACAAGTGACTGAAAGTTGTCAGGATGCATTGAAGGCAGATACTAAACTTAATAATCTATTAGAGCATTGTGCAAGTTCAAGACCAGACAGTGCAGCTTCTGCAACAATTGGTTCCAGCAAGAAAAGTGTATGTCTAAGTGACGGAATAAGTTCCCTTAATGTGAAAGGTGATAATGCTGGTGTAGCTCAAATGTCCTATTTAAATGTATTCAATGAAGAACCTGAAACTAAGGATGAGTTGACACCCAATGAGCAGCAG ATCAGTCGAAAAAAGCAGTCAAAGCAACTGAGTGCATCAGGAGAGAGAAAAGATCAACATCTGGAAAATGGTGGTTCCTTTAACCAATATGGTAATATCAAGCACTCTGCAGATGTGAAGCGCACCTTTACTGATTCATCTTGTCAATTCTTTTCCCCATCAGACCTTCAGCAGCACAAACAAAACATTGGACCTGATTCTGTGAGTTGCGTACAGACAAACATTCCTTATATGCATCTCAACTATAGCAGTCCTTTGGATCAACTTTTAGGTTGTCGAACTTTTTCCAGTATCAAATCTGAAAATAATGGTTACCCTTCTTCGACAAACAAGTCATCTTATGCTTCAGATCAGGTGCAGTCTATAGAAAGCTCTAGTGGGCCTTCATTTGGGGGTCCTGCCATTATAATGAATGAGAAGAGAGAAGAACTACATTACCAACAAGATAAACAAGCCCCACTGAAAAAGAATGTCAAACATGCAAAAGTGGGCAGTAAGATGGCATTTTATGATCCAGTTACTGTTCAAAAGCAGGTCCGTCAATCTGAACAAGATGAAGGTCATAGTGAAGTTGAAGGAGTTAGTGTAGGGAAGCTGACACAATTAGATTCTTCAAATGATCAGCTAAGCTCTTGTATGAGCTCTGTGTTGGATGAAGTCTCACTAGAAGCATCTAGTTTTTGGCAGCTTCAACAAGTCATGGAAAAG TTGGATATCCGGACAAAATTGTGCATACGGGATAGTTTGTATCGTTTGGCTAGGAGTGCTGAACAAAGGCATAATTGCACAAATACGAAAGGTGGCATGAAAGAGGAAAAAGATGAAGCTGGTTCATTTGTGGCCAATGAAACAAACAA GTGCACGCGATTTATGGATATGGAAACTGGCACAAACTCTATAGATAGATCCATAGCACACTTGTTATTTCACAGGCCTTCAGGTCCATCTCTAAACCATACTACCGATAATGCGTTTAAGCCTCACGGCTTG CAGATTCATGGCTCCATCATGTGA
- the LOC107929184 gene encoding uncharacterized protein has protein sequence MDFPHNHSTNFPSPSSSSTSSSTARQPPPSTATTSTTDNDPMHSWWESVSKQRSRILSLSYLLPSDGTTLSSLADSDRPALSLLSSPAAYSLISSALSSPTSGSGSDPLCQWLYETFQSSDPHLRLLVLSFLPLLSGTYLSRIHTSDSSSFPSFSGFEAVLLAVYSSEVKSRSGKPLLVQIPDLSQPSLYHAPRNKPADDRSRQSVGLLSPPLEPHLAVKSTKRAVIVGTALDCYYKQVSQMPAWSKLDFCTFAAAWAGQDCPCRTKLDGDDLDHHESGNGNSNGHDHFFRKDSGFSNGTRSRDGDDVGTEDDVIKDVVVEMDNLGINKEDAENLEKKGVRIPLPWELLRPVVTILGHCLFGPSNSQDEKDAASIAIRCLYARASHDLAPQAILALQSLIRLDKSARAAAKAAATVVANAPSNANTPSKAKKPEILLVSK, from the coding sequence ATGGACTTCCCCCACAACCATTCCACTAACTTCCCCTCCCCTTCCTCCTCCTCCACCTCCTCCTCTACTGCCCGCCAACCTCCTCCCTCCACCGCCACCACCAGCACCACCGACAACGATCCTATGCACTCCTGGTGGGAATCCGTCTCTAAACAACGTTCTCGCATCCTATCCCTCTCCTATCTCCTCCCCTCCGACGGAACCACTCTTTCCTCCTTAGCCGATTCCGACCGCCCCGCTCTTTCTCTCCTCTCCTCTCCCGCCGCTTACTCCCTCATTTCCTCCGCCCTTTCCTCTCCTACCTCTGGCTCCGGTTCTGACCCTCTCTGCCAATGGCTCTACGAAACTTTCCAATCTTCTGATCCTCATCTCCGCCTCCTTGTTCTCTCTTTCCTCCCTCTTCTCTCCGGCACCTACCTTTCCCGAATCCACACCTCGGATTCTTCTTCCTTCCCTTCCTTCTCCGGCTTCGAAGCCGTTCTCCTCGCCGTTTACTCTTCCGAAGTCAAATCCCGTTCCGGGAAACCTCTCCTCGTCCAAATTCCCGACCTCTCTCAGCCCTCTCTGTACCATGCCCCTCGTAACAAGCCCGCTGACGACAGATCTAGACAATCCGTCGGCCTTTTATCACCTCCGCTCGAGCCACATTTAGCTGTAAAGTCTACTAAGCGAGCCGTCATCGTTGGAACCGCTCTTGATTGTTACTACAAACAAGTCTCTCAAATGCCGGCTTGGTCTAAGCTGGACTTTTGCACATTCGCCGCCGCTTGGGCGGGGCAAGATTGTCCTTGCAGAACCAAATTGGACGGGGACGATCTCGATCACCACGAAAGCGGTAACGGAAACAGTAATGGGCACGATCACTTTTTTAGGAAGGATTCGGGGTTTAGTAACGGAACGAGAAGCCGCGACGGCGACGACGTGGGCACTGAAGATGATGTGATTAAGGATGTGGTGGTGGAGATGGACAATTTGGGTATCAATAAAGAAGATGCTGAGAATTTGGAGAAAAAGGGTGTGAGAATCCCTTTACCTTGGGAACTTTTGAGGCCGGTGGTTACAATTTTGGGTCATTGTTTGTTTGGTCCTTCCAATTCACAAGATGAAAAGGACGCTGCGTCCATCGCCATTAGGTGTCTATACGCGAGGGCCTCTCATGATTTGGCACCACAAGCGATATTGGCATTGCAAAGTCTGATTAGGCTGGATAAGAGTGCAAGAGCAGCAGCAAAGGCGGCTGCTACGGTTGTGGCAAACGCGCCTTCAAATGCTAACACACCTAGCAAGGCTAAGAAGCCAGAAATCCTTTTGGTTTCCAAGTGA